The following proteins come from a genomic window of Streptomyces sp. NBC_01716:
- a CDS encoding PQQ-binding-like beta-propeller repeat protein, whose product MFTGYSTAGARSSRRRILRLAGGGLIVTALGAGTAGCREDVVDEEGAGGSGGAETSEGATPQDGQAPKPLWTKPISAQTYGDNDELVAVNGVVVATGEPLAALDGATGKPKWSLEGGAVPGAPLLLGNGTLYLASGQYDGTVGGYDPASGKETWRSHLGKEYRQPRPIAVDEKQVYVIAEILEADGSSYTNVIAALDSATGRVVWKEQRDVGTEQSGVHAVVQGRHLVYTDFKKNLTVRDTATGKQVWTQKTTKTSFSSFAVHQDLVIVPQGQKLQAFNLSDGVEKWSLQTEKFDTFKEPTVLEDVLHIADSGRTLWSIEPQTGKKIWQSKALAEANAQVPRQFVKVGGTLYGATDLDKQGGIHAFDAKTGALRWTFNDKSGDYHAWIVATDGKHVFALHGKQLHALPV is encoded by the coding sequence ATGTTCACGGGGTACAGCACAGCGGGCGCCAGGTCCTCCCGGCGGCGGATACTTCGGCTGGCCGGGGGCGGTCTCATTGTGACAGCCCTGGGGGCCGGGACGGCCGGCTGCCGCGAGGACGTGGTTGACGAAGAGGGCGCCGGGGGCTCCGGGGGCGCCGAGACGTCCGAGGGCGCCACCCCCCAGGACGGGCAGGCGCCCAAGCCGCTGTGGACGAAGCCGATTTCGGCCCAGACGTACGGGGACAACGACGAACTCGTCGCCGTGAACGGCGTGGTGGTGGCGACCGGTGAGCCGCTGGCCGCCCTCGACGGGGCGACCGGCAAGCCGAAGTGGTCGCTGGAGGGCGGCGCGGTCCCCGGTGCGCCGCTGCTGCTCGGCAACGGCACCCTGTACTTGGCCAGTGGCCAGTACGACGGCACCGTCGGCGGGTACGACCCGGCTTCGGGCAAGGAGACCTGGCGCAGCCACCTGGGCAAGGAGTACCGGCAGCCCAGGCCGATCGCGGTGGACGAGAAGCAGGTGTACGTCATCGCCGAGATCCTTGAGGCAGACGGCTCCTCCTACACCAACGTGATCGCCGCGTTGGACAGCGCCACCGGCAGGGTGGTGTGGAAGGAGCAGCGCGATGTCGGTACCGAGCAGAGCGGTGTGCACGCCGTCGTACAGGGACGTCACCTCGTCTACACGGACTTCAAGAAGAACCTCACAGTTCGCGACACGGCCACCGGCAAGCAGGTGTGGACGCAGAAGACGACGAAGACGAGCTTCAGCTCCTTCGCCGTCCACCAGGATCTGGTGATCGTCCCCCAGGGCCAGAAGCTCCAGGCGTTCAACCTGTCCGACGGCGTCGAGAAGTGGTCCTTGCAGACCGAGAAGTTCGACACGTTCAAGGAGCCGACCGTCCTGGAGGACGTACTCCACATCGCGGACAGCGGCAGGACGCTCTGGTCCATCGAGCCGCAGACCGGAAAGAAGATCTGGCAGTCCAAGGCCCTCGCGGAGGCGAACGCCCAGGTACCCCGGCAGTTCGTCAAGGTGGGCGGCACGCTCTACGGAGCCACCGACCTCGACAAGCAGGGCGGCATTCACGCCTTCGACGCGAAGACCGGTGCCCTGCGCTGGACGTTCAACGACAAGTCCGGCGACTACCACGCGTGGATCGTGGCCACCGACGGCAAGCACGTCTTCGCCCTGCACGGCAAGCAGTTGCACGCGCTTCCCGTGTAG
- a CDS encoding helix-turn-helix domain-containing protein, with the protein MRSSRHPPSPPSSSSVKEATKALGLRLREIRKNAGLTSRALAGRAGWHESKCSRFESGSRRPSETDLRVWALHCGVPQLAEELVTTARGIEGMYVEWRRMEQTGLKRAQESVLPLWERTRRFRIYSSWLIPGPVQTAPYIEALLNAIRDRRGLVDDVEEAVRVRVDKQRILHEGDHRFALVLEESVLRHRIGGPEVMTGQLRHLLAAASLPSVSLGIIPMTADRTSLWPVEGFFLFDEAEVNVELVSAHLSVKHSHEIDMYVQMFSDLSELAVRGPAARELISAAIESLR; encoded by the coding sequence ATGCGATCCTCACGGCATCCACCGTCGCCGCCATCCTCGTCAAGCGTCAAGGAGGCCACAAAGGCTCTGGGGTTACGTCTTCGGGAGATCCGGAAGAACGCCGGACTCACCTCTCGCGCGTTGGCCGGGAGAGCCGGCTGGCACGAATCGAAGTGCTCCCGCTTCGAGAGCGGGAGCCGACGTCCTTCCGAGACCGACCTGCGCGTCTGGGCACTTCACTGCGGAGTCCCGCAGCTCGCCGAAGAATTGGTGACAACCGCGCGCGGTATCGAAGGCATGTATGTCGAGTGGCGTCGTATGGAGCAGACCGGGCTCAAACGTGCCCAGGAATCCGTACTTCCCCTCTGGGAACGAACTCGGCGGTTTCGTATCTACTCGTCCTGGCTCATCCCGGGCCCCGTGCAGACAGCGCCGTACATCGAGGCGCTGCTGAATGCCATCCGCGATCGTCGGGGGCTTGTCGACGATGTGGAGGAGGCTGTCCGGGTACGCGTGGATAAGCAGCGCATTCTTCATGAGGGTGACCATCGCTTCGCCCTTGTTCTGGAGGAGAGTGTCCTCCGCCACCGCATCGGCGGCCCGGAGGTCATGACGGGCCAGCTAAGACACCTTCTCGCGGCTGCGTCCCTTCCCTCGGTGAGCCTCGGCATCATCCCCATGACCGCTGATCGCACCAGCCTCTGGCCGGTCGAGGGATTTTTCCTTTTCGACGAGGCAGAGGTAAATGTCGAGTTGGTATCGGCGCATCTCAGTGTGAAACATTCCCATGAGATCGACATGTACGTTCAGATGTTCTCGGATCTGTCGGAACTCGCCGTTCGCGGCCCAGCGGCAAGAGAATTGATCAGTGCGGCCATTGAATCTCTCCGGTGA
- a CDS encoding TetR/AcrR family transcriptional regulator: MIEPSGRRERKKAATRQKIADTALRLFLERGYEAVGIRDVAAEADVAVTTLFAHFASKEALVFERDQDFEHRLTRAVTDRPPHEPLIPALHREVQALVRHCTAEGSAPVRRMIEGSPALREYEESMSLRHAQALAAALASDPHLSRSATACRATARFAIDAYALACRADDPGATVDEVFRMIKAAWEATAP; encoded by the coding sequence ATGATCGAGCCGTCCGGACGCCGCGAACGCAAGAAGGCCGCGACCCGTCAGAAGATCGCCGACACCGCGCTGCGCCTCTTCCTGGAGCGCGGGTACGAGGCCGTGGGCATCCGTGACGTGGCGGCCGAGGCCGACGTGGCCGTCACCACCCTCTTCGCCCACTTCGCCTCGAAAGAGGCCCTGGTGTTCGAACGCGACCAGGACTTCGAGCACCGCCTCACGCGAGCGGTAACCGACCGGCCTCCGCACGAGCCGCTCATCCCGGCCCTGCACCGCGAGGTCCAGGCTCTGGTGCGGCACTGCACGGCGGAGGGCAGTGCCCCCGTCCGACGCATGATCGAGGGATCACCCGCCCTGCGGGAATACGAGGAGTCGATGAGCCTGCGTCACGCGCAGGCGCTGGCGGCGGCGCTGGCCTCCGATCCCCACCTGTCCCGGAGTGCGACTGCCTGCCGGGCGACCGCGCGGTTCGCCATCGACGCTTACGCGCTGGCCTGCCGGGCGGACGATCCCGGGGCCACGGTGGACGAGGTCTTCCGAATGATCAAGGCGGCCTGGGAAGCCACCGCGCCCTGA
- a CDS encoding VOC family protein: MTSRVRHLTIDSTDAYRLGTFWAEVLGTTVAPDDNPGDDEVLVAADGITLLFVTVPEPKPTKNRLHVDLEPQDRTREEEITRLLTLGATLLSDHRRPDGLGWATLADIEGNEFCVERSRAERSSSTPAVAAEAP; the protein is encoded by the coding sequence ATGACTTCTCGCGTACGACACCTGACGATCGACAGCACCGACGCCTACCGCCTGGGCACCTTCTGGGCGGAGGTACTCGGCACGACGGTCGCCCCCGACGACAACCCCGGCGACGACGAGGTCCTGGTGGCCGCGGACGGCATCACGCTGCTGTTCGTGACGGTCCCGGAACCCAAGCCGACGAAGAACCGCCTCCACGTGGACCTCGAACCCCAGGACCGAACCCGCGAGGAGGAAATCACCCGCCTCCTGACCCTGGGCGCCACCCTGCTCTCCGACCACCGCCGCCCGGACGGCCTGGGCTGGGCGACGCTGGCGGACATCGAGGGCAACGAGTTCTGCGTGGAACGCAGCAGGGCGGAACGGTCGTCGAGCACGCCGGCGGTCGCGGCGGAGGCGCCGTAG
- a CDS encoding DUF6415 family natural product biosynthesis protein, with protein MTYNRPHAIDFATISRTVTDALTFRLPLPERAWVDMTTHTLRGHLQLLLGEFGGDTDAPPVLALHRDAYRLLALCETFDATTPPLHAYELMRALAETTRSFADLHEAAREANR; from the coding sequence ATGACGTACAACCGCCCTCACGCCATCGACTTCGCCACCATCTCCCGCACGGTCACCGACGCCCTCACCTTCCGGCTTCCGCTGCCCGAGCGAGCCTGGGTGGACATGACCACGCACACGCTGCGCGGCCATCTCCAGCTTCTACTGGGGGAGTTCGGCGGGGACACGGACGCCCCACCAGTGCTCGCCCTCCACAGGGACGCCTACCGCCTCCTGGCCCTCTGTGAGACCTTCGACGCGACCACCCCGCCCCTGCACGCGTACGAGCTGATGCGCGCTCTGGCCGAGACCACCCGGTCGTTCGCCGACCTCCACGAAGCCGCGAGGGAAGCCAACCGGTGA
- a CDS encoding DUF6879 family protein — MGKLPTFDELFQNCRSSAVHLEMRDGYMKSDPAFIDWRAGQRIDAAERWPDWYELVRKATARGVEVRRARIVSEPVSEYIRFEHEVTEGLNIAAGEKVRWLSRRHATGIALPGNDFWLFDESLVLINHFDGDGDSLEHDVTTDPEVAKLCASAFETVWELGTEHGEYRPS; from the coding sequence GTGGGAAAGCTACCGACCTTTGACGAGCTGTTCCAGAACTGCCGGAGTTCGGCGGTGCATCTGGAGATGCGCGATGGCTACATGAAGTCGGACCCCGCCTTCATCGACTGGCGCGCCGGGCAGCGTATCGACGCGGCCGAGCGCTGGCCGGACTGGTACGAGCTGGTGCGCAAAGCGACCGCTCGCGGGGTGGAGGTACGCCGGGCCCGTATCGTTTCGGAACCCGTCAGCGAATACATCCGCTTCGAGCACGAGGTGACGGAAGGACTGAACATCGCGGCCGGAGAGAAGGTCCGTTGGCTCTCCCGTCGTCACGCGACGGGCATCGCTCTTCCCGGCAATGACTTCTGGCTGTTCGATGAGAGTCTCGTTCTCATCAACCACTTCGACGGGGATGGTGACTCCCTTGAGCACGATGTGACGACCGACCCCGAAGTGGCAAAGCTCTGCGCCTCAGCTTTCGAGACCGTGTGGGAACTGGGAACGGAACACGGGGAATACCGGCCGAGCTGA
- a CDS encoding ATP-binding protein gives MTRSATPAPPTAVDIRDAVRLSVSFRPHTRRVAHLRRIAGTLLREGDIREDAVETVLLLVSEIVTNAVVHGGGRRVRFSISYGPSGDVLIEADDGAPARIAVRNPATDDETGRGLLLVAALARAWGRRGTRTWCTVDTRELPAS, from the coding sequence ATGACGCGTAGCGCAACTCCCGCCCCACCCACCGCAGTCGACATACGGGACGCCGTCCGCCTGAGCGTCTCGTTCCGCCCCCACACCCGCCGCGTTGCGCATCTGCGCCGCATCGCCGGGACGCTTCTGCGGGAGGGCGACATCCGGGAGGACGCCGTCGAGACCGTGCTGCTTCTCGTCAGTGAGATCGTCACCAACGCCGTGGTGCACGGGGGCGGGCGCCGCGTCCGGTTCTCGATTTCGTACGGCCCCAGCGGTGACGTCCTGATCGAGGCGGACGACGGCGCACCCGCGCGGATCGCGGTCCGTAACCCCGCGACCGACGACGAGACCGGCCGGGGACTGCTGCTCGTCGCCGCGCTCGCGCGCGCCTGGGGGCGGCGCGGTACGAGGACCTGGTGCACCGTCGACACGCGGGAGCTGCCCGCCTCATGA
- a CDS encoding DUF397 domain-containing protein translates to MTTTADTLAGADWFKSSYSNDHGGNCVEGAQLPGRAMAVRDSKNPHGPAFILTGNAWTAFVNGLVGGDI, encoded by the coding sequence ATGACGACCACGGCTGACACGCTGGCCGGCGCCGACTGGTTCAAGTCGAGCTACAGCAACGACCACGGCGGCAACTGCGTCGAAGGCGCACAACTACCCGGCCGCGCCATGGCCGTACGCGACTCCAAGAATCCCCACGGGCCCGCCTTCATCCTCACCGGCAACGCATGGACCGCCTTCGTCAACGGCCTTGTCGGCGGGGACATCTAG
- a CDS encoding GAF domain-containing protein, translating into MTYDTEAGLHLPAPDMELAQREARLRELGLGDMPDAQFDAFATQLAQAAGAPYAMVNFITGHQFFAGLHTPGAAAAPSGEAAGASAAPEVSRIMSRDHGYCPDVLNRRKALVLPDVYAYPRFASNEVVDLIGIRTYAGAPLIDERTDTVLGTVCFVGTDPRGKETGRDTLQLIKESRDELMRMIYQRTGGGPR; encoded by the coding sequence ATGACGTACGACACCGAAGCGGGACTGCATCTGCCCGCGCCCGACATGGAACTGGCGCAGCGCGAGGCCCGGCTGCGTGAGCTGGGTCTGGGTGACATGCCCGACGCGCAGTTCGACGCCTTCGCGACGCAGCTCGCGCAGGCGGCGGGCGCGCCGTACGCGATGGTCAACTTCATCACCGGCCACCAGTTCTTCGCCGGTCTGCACACGCCGGGCGCGGCAGCGGCTCCGTCGGGCGAGGCGGCGGGCGCGAGCGCCGCGCCCGAGGTGAGCCGGATCATGTCCCGTGACCACGGGTACTGCCCGGACGTCCTCAACCGCCGTAAGGCGCTGGTGCTTCCGGACGTGTACGCGTACCCGCGGTTCGCCTCGAACGAGGTGGTGGACCTGATCGGTATCCGTACGTACGCGGGCGCTCCGCTCATCGACGAGCGTACGGACACGGTGCTGGGCACGGTCTGCTTCGTGGGTACGGACCCGCGCGGCAAGGAGACGGGCCGCGACACGCTGCAGCTCATCAAGGAGAGCCGCGACGAGCTGATGCGCATGATCTACCAGCGCACCGGTGGGGGCCCGCGCTAG
- a CDS encoding acyl-CoA dehydrogenase family protein, producing the protein MSGYFTTEFHERLRAQVRAFAEAEVRPRIPEMEASKAVQHELSQLIAWQGWLGVTIDPMYGGMGAGHVAKTIIIEELARVSGAMGAMVQASQLGVAKIIHFGDDTQKKTWLPEIAAGACLPTIAVTETGSGGHVLGMEATAHRDGDDYVLNGAKVFVGNSHVGDLHGVVVRTGPGSKGLSAFLVESDRPGFSLAPHRPAMGLHGFSFGELIFDNCRVPAANLLGNEGDGLPVAYSSSILYGRANLTAVALGIHRAILEETIAFASSRQRYGAPLAELPTIKQKLGKMQSAFMTARLTAYHAVHLLDQGLPCDAELMNAKLINVESAMDSARAAMEIHAGIGLSADLPIERFTRDAFHIFAPAGTSDIQLQRLAETALGTSKGDWSRRLAAHAGAGATVTV; encoded by the coding sequence ATGAGTGGCTATTTCACCACGGAATTCCATGAACGTCTCAGGGCGCAGGTCCGCGCATTCGCCGAGGCCGAAGTCCGCCCTCGGATCCCCGAGATGGAGGCCTCCAAGGCCGTCCAGCACGAGCTGTCCCAGCTGATCGCCTGGCAGGGCTGGCTGGGTGTCACCATCGATCCCATGTACGGCGGCATGGGAGCCGGCCATGTCGCGAAGACCATCATCATCGAGGAGCTGGCCCGGGTCAGCGGTGCCATGGGTGCCATGGTGCAGGCATCCCAGCTCGGTGTCGCGAAGATCATTCACTTCGGCGACGACACCCAGAAGAAGACCTGGCTCCCCGAGATCGCGGCCGGCGCCTGTCTGCCGACCATCGCCGTGACCGAGACCGGCTCGGGCGGTCATGTCCTCGGCATGGAGGCCACCGCCCACCGCGACGGTGACGACTACGTACTCAACGGCGCCAAGGTGTTCGTCGGCAATTCGCACGTCGGCGATCTGCACGGTGTCGTCGTGCGCACCGGACCGGGCAGCAAGGGCCTCTCCGCCTTCCTGGTGGAGTCGGACCGCCCCGGCTTCTCGCTGGCCCCGCACCGGCCCGCCATGGGCCTGCACGGCTTCTCGTTCGGTGAGCTGATCTTCGACAACTGCCGGGTGCCCGCGGCCAATCTGCTGGGCAACGAGGGCGACGGGCTCCCCGTCGCGTACTCCTCCAGCATCCTCTACGGCCGCGCCAACCTCACCGCCGTCGCCCTCGGCATCCACCGGGCGATCCTGGAGGAGACGATCGCGTTCGCGAGCTCACGCCAGCGTTACGGCGCGCCCCTCGCCGAACTCCCCACCATCAAGCAGAAGTTGGGGAAGATGCAGTCGGCGTTCATGACCGCCCGGCTGACGGCGTATCACGCCGTGCACCTGCTGGACCAAGGGCTGCCGTGCGACGCCGAGTTGATGAACGCCAAACTCATCAACGTCGAGTCGGCGATGGACTCCGCCCGTGCCGCCATGGAGATCCACGCGGGCATCGGCCTCTCGGCCGACCTGCCCATCGAGCGCTTCACGCGCGACGCGTTCCACATCTTCGCACCGGCCGGCACGTCCGACATCCAGCTCCAGCGGCTGGCCGAGACGGCGCTGGGCACCTCGAAGGGCGACTGGTCACGACGACTGGCCGCCCACGCCGGAGCGGGGGCGACTGTCACCGTCTGA
- a CDS encoding GNAT family N-acetyltransferase, translated as MELRELTSDDAPEVQRIYSGRSLRFLGRGPMGADEAAAYVAAATARPRLRFILGINAEGDLVGIIKLNVTNGEGRLSYILRHDSWGRGFATGAVTELLALAFGALSLSTVRAKHQVENGASGRVLVKAGFTYTGTADGFSQYVAKRTQPGDQWPLNVPVGSRRCPGRVLDSPLPGRRR; from the coding sequence ATGGAGCTGAGGGAGCTGACATCGGACGACGCGCCGGAAGTCCAGAGAATCTACAGTGGCCGGTCGTTGCGATTCCTGGGCCGTGGCCCGATGGGCGCCGATGAGGCAGCGGCGTACGTCGCCGCGGCGACGGCCCGGCCCCGTCTCCGGTTCATCCTCGGCATCAACGCCGAGGGGGACTTGGTCGGCATCATCAAGCTGAACGTGACCAACGGCGAGGGTCGCCTGAGCTACATCCTGCGCCACGACTCCTGGGGACGGGGCTTCGCCACCGGTGCCGTGACCGAACTGCTGGCGCTCGCCTTCGGCGCACTGTCCCTGTCCACCGTGCGCGCCAAGCACCAGGTGGAGAACGGAGCCTCCGGAAGAGTCCTGGTGAAAGCGGGCTTTACGTACACAGGAACGGCGGACGGCTTCTCGCAGTATGTCGCGAAGCGCACACAGCCTGGTGACCAGTGGCCTCTCAATGTTCCGGTTGGTTCACGGCGTTGTCCCGGCCGGGTCCTGGACTCACCGTTGCCGGGGCGGCGGCGTTAA
- a CDS encoding CapA family protein gives MSVIRDRLPRSTVALAFALLATTAAGCSLVGGESDAAGPKGDPAFTVAAAGDILIHPQLTQQAYRDAGVTEVPEPVGKKVGADVPDPDFHKIMAGVKPVISKADLAICHFEPVVAGPKGPFRGFPDFLVPPQITKAIKDTGYDTCSTASNHTLDDGPAGVKRTLDALDAAGVKHTGSARSAAEAAKPLIMDVKGVRVAQISFALGFNGRKVPADKPWLSNKNSLDAIAAAEKAARKAGADVVILSIHWGREHHPDPHSTQLELGRRIAKETGIDLIVGHHAHVVQPMEKVDGTWIAYGLGNQVARHDVPSGLTEEGAIGWFEFRKKSGGGWDVQARYAPTFVTIPPEEEGEADAGTDGVVVDQSPDPVKGAAKDHRLLDIAGVLRDDKGLSAEQRAQYRLAFERTRGTMLNRGAAKDGLRPLNELPD, from the coding sequence ATGTCCGTCATACGCGACCGCCTGCCCAGGAGCACCGTCGCGCTGGCTTTCGCGCTCCTCGCGACGACGGCGGCCGGCTGCTCCCTCGTCGGCGGCGAAAGCGACGCCGCGGGGCCGAAGGGCGATCCCGCGTTCACCGTCGCCGCGGCCGGCGACATCCTGATCCACCCGCAGCTGACGCAGCAGGCGTACCGGGACGCCGGTGTCACCGAGGTCCCCGAGCCGGTCGGCAAGAAGGTCGGCGCGGACGTTCCCGACCCCGACTTCCACAAGATCATGGCCGGGGTGAAGCCCGTCATCAGCAAGGCCGATCTGGCCATCTGCCACTTCGAGCCGGTGGTCGCCGGACCGAAGGGCCCCTTCCGCGGCTTCCCCGACTTCCTCGTGCCGCCGCAGATCACCAAGGCGATCAAGGACACCGGATACGACACCTGCTCGACCGCCTCCAACCACACGCTGGACGACGGCCCCGCCGGTGTGAAACGCACCCTGGACGCGCTGGACGCGGCCGGGGTGAAGCACACCGGTTCCGCGCGCAGCGCCGCCGAGGCGGCGAAGCCGCTGATCATGGACGTCAAGGGCGTGCGCGTGGCGCAGATTTCGTTCGCCCTCGGGTTCAACGGCCGCAAGGTGCCGGCGGACAAGCCCTGGCTCAGCAACAAGAACTCGCTCGACGCGATCGCCGCCGCCGAGAAGGCCGCGCGCAAGGCGGGGGCCGATGTGGTGATCCTGAGCATCCACTGGGGGCGGGAGCACCACCCCGACCCTCATTCCACGCAGCTCGAACTGGGCCGGCGGATCGCGAAGGAGACCGGGATCGACCTGATCGTCGGCCACCACGCGCATGTGGTGCAGCCGATGGAGAAGGTGGACGGTACGTGGATCGCGTACGGCCTCGGGAACCAGGTCGCACGGCACGACGTACCGTCCGGGCTGACCGAGGAAGGCGCGATCGGCTGGTTCGAGTTCCGCAAGAAGTCCGGCGGCGGGTGGGACGTGCAGGCGCGGTACGCGCCGACCTTCGTCACGATCCCGCCGGAGGAGGAGGGCGAGGCGGACGCGGGCACGGACGGCGTGGTCGTCGACCAGTCGCCCGACCCCGTGAAGGGCGCGGCGAAGGACCACCGGCTGCTGGACATCGCGGGGGTGCTGCGCGACGACAAGGGTCTGTCGGCCGAGCAACGGGCTCAGTACCGGCTCGCCTTCGAGCGCACCCGGGGCACGATGCTCAACCGGGGCGCGGCGAAGGACGGTCTGCGGCCGTTGAACGAGCTGCCGGACTGA
- a CDS encoding helix-turn-helix domain-containing protein — protein sequence MITDIESATPALCRLHLGNELRHLRQKAGLTSTQVVKKLYWSPSKLTRLETGENSVVEPVDVMALCQIFGADEETTELLKGYAAVTKRKRDWWQSTEYRPVISPGFRAFLGLEATAVALHNYESEFVPGLLQTEAYVRETHQNAHQGLSEEEIARMVAVRMTRQEALRREAPLKFAAIMSEAVLHQQVGGPEVMRAQLAHIVDVAALPNVRVQVVPFKAGAHPGMNGAFATLQFHDRDALKPIIYFENLADSWVSRRQSDVELHEEAFSELQAIALGPQESLSLIKKAMKEL from the coding sequence ATGATCACGGACATCGAGTCGGCAACCCCGGCCCTGTGCCGCTTGCACCTGGGCAACGAACTTCGCCACCTCCGGCAGAAGGCCGGGCTGACGTCGACTCAGGTGGTCAAGAAGCTCTACTGGAGCCCGTCGAAGCTCACCCGACTGGAGACGGGAGAGAACTCGGTCGTGGAGCCGGTCGACGTCATGGCGCTCTGCCAGATCTTCGGGGCGGACGAGGAGACAACGGAGTTGCTGAAGGGGTACGCGGCCGTCACCAAGCGGAAGCGGGACTGGTGGCAGTCGACGGAGTACCGGCCGGTCATCTCCCCTGGTTTCAGGGCGTTCTTGGGTCTGGAGGCCACGGCGGTAGCGCTGCACAACTATGAGTCCGAGTTCGTCCCCGGCCTGCTCCAGACCGAGGCGTACGTGCGCGAGACGCATCAGAACGCACACCAAGGTCTCAGTGAGGAGGAGATCGCCCGCATGGTGGCCGTGCGGATGACACGGCAAGAGGCGCTGCGCCGCGAGGCGCCGCTGAAATTCGCGGCGATCATGAGCGAGGCCGTGCTACACCAGCAGGTGGGAGGCCCGGAGGTCATGCGCGCGCAACTCGCGCATATTGTTGACGTGGCCGCGCTGCCCAACGTCAGGGTCCAGGTGGTGCCCTTCAAGGCGGGTGCCCATCCGGGGATGAACGGGGCCTTCGCAACGCTCCAGTTTCACGACCGGGACGCTCTCAAGCCGATCATCTACTTCGAGAACCTGGCTGACTCGTGGGTGAGCAGGCGCCAGTCGGACGTGGAGCTGCACGAGGAAGCGTTCAGCGAACTGCAAGCCATCGCTCTCGGGCCGCAGGAGTCCCTGAGCCTGATCAAGAAGGCAATGAAGGAGCTTTGA
- a CDS encoding NADP-dependent oxidoreductase, giving the protein MRKISFAEFGGPEVLQLVEAEEPHAGPGRIRIAVRAAGVNPVDWRIREGQVLGAHPVELPAGVGLDAAGVVDEVGEGVEGAEVGDRVFGEGTDTYAEFAVLSAWARMPEGLAFEEAAGYPSVVEAALRIIREVGVRPGQTLLVSGASGGVGSAVLQIARARGITVIGTAGAANQDYLRGLGALAATYNEGWVERVRHLGRVDAALDLAGSGVIRELVELTGDPRKVVSIADLGAPQLGVRFSGVAGSVPDALAEAVDLISRGRLHIPVEKSYSLTEAAAAHTDSRAGHTRGRRVLVV; this is encoded by the coding sequence ATGAGGAAAATCAGCTTCGCCGAGTTCGGCGGTCCCGAAGTCCTGCAACTGGTGGAAGCCGAGGAGCCCCATGCGGGCCCCGGTCGGATACGCATCGCCGTACGGGCGGCGGGTGTCAACCCCGTCGACTGGAGGATCCGGGAGGGCCAGGTCCTGGGAGCCCATCCGGTCGAGCTGCCCGCCGGGGTCGGGCTGGACGCCGCCGGGGTGGTGGATGAGGTCGGCGAGGGCGTCGAGGGGGCCGAGGTCGGCGACCGCGTGTTCGGGGAAGGCACCGACACGTACGCCGAATTCGCCGTGCTGTCGGCCTGGGCCCGGATGCCCGAGGGACTGGCCTTCGAGGAGGCGGCCGGGTACCCGTCGGTGGTGGAGGCCGCGCTGCGCATCATCCGCGAGGTCGGCGTGCGGCCCGGGCAGACACTGCTGGTCAGCGGCGCGTCCGGCGGCGTCGGGTCGGCGGTGCTGCAGATCGCCCGCGCGCGCGGCATCACGGTGATCGGCACGGCCGGGGCCGCGAACCAGGACTACCTGCGCGGCCTGGGCGCCCTCGCCGCGACCTACAACGAGGGCTGGGTCGAACGGGTGCGGCACCTGGGCCGGGTCGACGCGGCCCTCGACCTGGCCGGCTCGGGCGTGATCCGCGAACTCGTCGAGCTGACCGGGGACCCCCGCAAGGTCGTCTCCATCGCCGACCTCGGTGCGCCGCAGCTGGGCGTCCGGTTCTCCGGCGTGGCCGGGAGCGTGCCGGACGCACTCGCCGAGGCCGTCGACCTCATCTCCCGGGGGAGGCTCCACATCCCGGTCGAGAAGTCGTACTCGCTCACCGAGGCAGCGGCGGCGCACACTGACAGCCGCGCAGGCCACACCCGGGGGCGCCGGGTCCTGGTCGTCTGA